The Nycticebus coucang isolate mNycCou1 chromosome 10, mNycCou1.pri, whole genome shotgun sequence sequence cccaccaggattcttttttttttttttgagagagagagcctcaagctatcgccctgggtagagtgctgaggcatcacagctcacagcaacctcaaactcctgggcttaagcgattctcttgcctcagcctctcaagtagctgggactacaggtacccactgcaatgtctggctatttttttggtttagtcgtcattgtttggcaggcccaggccagattcgaacccgtcagctctggtgcaTATGGCATCCTAAGCACCACCAGGGCTtcggattctttttttttctttattattattattattattattattaaatcatagctgtgtacaccaatgcgatcatggggcaccatacactggttccacagaccatttgacatattctcatcacactggtcaacatagccttcctggcattctctcagctATTGCActaagacatctatattctacacccactaagtttcacatgttcccttgtaagatgcaccgtaggtgtaatcccaccaatcacccaccctccgCCCTTCCTCCCCCCTGGGCTTAGGATTCTTGACGACACCCCTTGGCCTTTACCCAACAGGCTTGTTACCACCCAGTCAAAGCCCTGAAACAGCCCTTGTGTTGGAAACATGCCATGACCCCCCACCCATCTGTCCACTCCTTGGAAAATTATATATATCCCATAGGCAGGCTCAGGGAAGATGAACACAGTTGGGCTGTCAAGCGCAGCATCTCTAGAACATTGCCTCTACCTACCACCGACTCCCTCTCTGGGCAACCTTTCTCCACCCCTATCTCCTTGTCTCAGGTGTCATCTCACTAGGGTATGAGACTGGACCAGTCCTACCTGGCCCAAGTGGGTCCTCATGGCATCTGCCAGCTTGGCCACCAGCCGTTCTCGCACAGAATCTGGCTCCTTCTGGAGAGAAGGTGGATAATAGGGAAATGGGGGAAGACTTGACTTTGTGGTCCTTAAAGGTTGgggaaaaaggaaacagaaaaaaggagcAGGGAAAAGAGAtttctctcccctcttttctAACCCATCCCCAAGCCTTTAGCAGGGTCCTGCCACTGTCAGCCTAGAATTGTGGACAAAGACTGACTTTCTCTCACAACTGTACCCCCGGGCCTACCACTCTGAAGTCTAATGTGTGTTTGGTAAGTGCATGAGTGGCTGGGAGAATACAAGGACTGAAGacaggagggcttcctggaggagcagCAACAGGGAAGAGGTGGATTCCAGGATAGGGGTCTCACCTGACACTGGGCCAGCGCTTCCTTATAGTACTTCAAGGCCTGGTCATACTGCCCCAGTCTGGCGGcagcagcccccagcccctcacaGGCCTGCCACTGCCCCTTCATGTCCCCTGAGGAAGACAGCCTCAAAGGTGCTCTCACAGCTCCCTACCCCACTAACCCACCCCGCAGAGGTACTCCCCACCCTCAGTTCCCCCATCTGCCTCCCCACCAGCCCCAAGGAACCTCAGCCTTTGGACATCCCCCCCACCAAAGCCACGTGCTACCCCTCACCCTTACCAGTGTCCCGGGCAGCTTGCAGGGCATGCAGGTAGTTGTCCCTGGCAGCTGTGTGGTCCTCCAGCTGGCTCAATGCAAATGCCAGGCTGCCAAAGCTCCGGCCCTGCTCCCATCGCTGCCCCACCGAGCCTGCGGACAGAACGGACAGAACAGACAGAACCCGCCCCCAGCAACAAGGCGTGGTTCTCACAGCCCTAGTGCCCAGCCTCCTTACACCTCCATATGGATACAGAGGCCTGAACTCTCCATACCCAGCCTCTCCTCATCCTGAGCACTGGCCTGAATGCCTCCACCTGACTGGTCTGAGTCAGgcaacaaccctgtgaggtaggcaGGGCAGTATTATCATCcctgtttatatacatatagaaaTGGAAGCTCTGAGAGCAAAGGTGATTCGCTGAGTATCACACAAACAGAGGAGGGACTGGGCTGCACTACAGGTCTCGTCTCCTGGCCAGTACCCTCCCCCCTGCCCATGGCTGCCTCCAACCCCCAGGCCTCAGCATCTGGGCCCACAAACCTCTGTCCTGTCTGGCCCTCGCATCTACTATACTCCTGGCTCTTACTCCCCTGTGCCGGGCTTCCAGGTCCCATAACTGGTTCTAGAAATACAACAATCCTTAAGCTTTGGGGCTTGATGGAATGCCCCTTAATCTTTTGGCCCCAAGTCCTGTTCCACAGCCCCTGGCACCCACCATGTAGGTTAGCAGCCCTCTGGTGAAACTCCCGAGCTTCCTGATAGTTGCCGAGGGCGTTGTGGGCCATTCCAAGGTTTCTCAGCACTGTGGCCTGCTCTCCAGGTCCCTGGCACAGGGGCAGCGCCTGCAGGAAGGCCTCCACGGCCAGTGGGAACAGCTGGAGCTGGGAGTAGCCCAGGCCTAGGTCATTATAGAGGTGCCCTAGAGGGCAAGCCAGGGTCACTGGTAGCCAGATCAGATGCAACTGAGGCTGTACTAGTTCAGCCCCTATCCCTCTCTCCTCCAGgctccccaccctttcccagcCCTTAGAGTACCACTAGACTGTCTTCCTAGATCCCACACCTCTCCTGCGCAGTCTCACCCAACAGTCCCTGCTCAGCGCTCCTTCCAGCGAGCCTCCGGCTCTCCTCCAGCACTTGCACAACTTCACTTGCCCGGTGCCGCCCACTCTTTAGCATACACCCTGCTGCAGCCCCCAGTGCCAGGGCTGCAGCCTGGGGCTGCCTTGCTTGGGCATAGGCCTGGCTTGCTTCCTGCAGGCAGTGGGCTGCTAGCTCAGGCTGTCCCAGAGCCTGGTAGCAGGCTCCCATTTTTGCCTGGGCTTCCCCTTGGTCCCCCTGTGGCTGGTAGTGGCCCAGGGCCTTGTGGTACCAGGCCAAAGCTTGAGGCAGGTCACCGAGGGCATGGTAGGCCAAAGCTACATTGAAACACTGGTCACCATGATGCCTGCCCTGTGCCTTCCCTTCAGGCTGGGCTCGCAAGAGCAGCTCAAGGCCTCTGGCTGGGTCCCCAGTCTCCACATAAGCAGCCCCCAGGTTGAAGGCACAGGCCCGGAGCACAGGGGTGTTCCTGGTCTGTGGGGTCTCAGAGGCCAAAAGGAAGGCCCTCTGGAAGCTGGTCAAGGCCTCATGGTTCTGGCCAGCCTGTAGGGCCCCATGGCCAGCCCTGGTGAGGGCTTCAATGCTGGCCTCTTGCTGCAGccaccttcttttcttctttttcttcttgaagatTGAGGGCTCAGGCTCCTGGGGGACATCCTCAGGGTTGCAAGAAGACATAGGACTGACAGTGGGGAACAGAGGGGTCATAAGTCAGCCTTGAGCAAGGTCCCTTTAGGGCAATTTAGCTCTGCCCTTGCCCTGGTGTGCCTCTCAAGTTTCTAGGATTTCTCTCTGCCATCTCTCTCTGCTTCAGGTACCCCTCTGACCCTGCATCAACTCTCACTGCAACATCCTGACTAATTCTCGATCCTCCTTCGAGACTCAGATCCAGCAGCAGCTCCCTTCAGAAAGCCCCTTGTCAACCAGCAGCCAGCGGGTGCTTCTGTGGCCACACCACCCCCATGCCTGTGTCTTTTATGGTATTAACACACCGGTCAGGATTGCTGACTTTCTTGTCCTTCTTCCCTGAAAGTAGCCTGAAGGGTCTGGCATAGGCAGACTCTCAGTAAATGTCCACTGAAGGATAGGGGAATGTTCTGAGATGGGTGGCTACACAGCAATGTGAGTGCACTTAATGCCACTCAGCCGTGCTCTTCAACATGGCTGACATGGTAGACTTTATGTTACACACGTTCACCACAATTAAATGTGCACAACTAAGTGAACAACTAAGTGAACGAGGAAACAGCACACACAGGGCCTCTGCTCCATCCTCCTTCACGCTGTGTAGCTGCATACACTGACCCATAGTCCAGGTGATCCTGCTCTAGCCTCGGCGGCAGGGCAGGCCGGCTCCGCACATGCTCCACCTGCTCCATGCCAGGAGCCAccctgggccctgggccctggCCCAGAGCTGAGTAGGCTACAGGACTGGCCAGGAGCCAACCTCCAGGAGAGCAGGAGTCTGTGTCTCCCTTTATTGCCCTTCCCCTGTCTCAAGGGCAGCCTCTTCCCGTTGTCCCATCTTTCTGTTTGCTGGCCGATTCTAGTCCCCCAATATCCTGCTCTGGTCTCAAGAGGCCCCTTAAACTCAGATACGTCATCATCCCAGTGTGTACATCCTGTTAGTATCTTTCCCCTTGAAAGGCAAAGGTTTTTCATGGACTCTTCTCCCAGGAGATaggaaaaggaatagaaaagacCCAGGACTCTCGctcctccccttttcttcttctttttccttttttaggaggggcaggcagaggcagtccattctctttttaaagaaagtctCCCCAGCTTCTAAGAATACCCAGAAATCCTACCTTTTCAAGGCCCTAACCACATACCACCATCTCACCCCAGTCCTAACTACTCCCACTCTGGGGTTGCCCCGCCACTGCTGCAAGATGCCTTACCTCCTTCGTCCTCTCGGCAGCTGGCCTCTGGAACAGAATGGCCCCTCTAGCTTGGGTTACCTCCCCTAGCTCCCCTAGCTCCCCCAGCTCACAACGCCCAGGGTTACTAGACAACTGGGTGCCAGCCTCCCATTCCTAGGGAATTCTTTGAGTGACACCTCAAAGGCCCTATCCGAGTGCAGAATCCTGATGGTACTTGAGAACAGACACCTGAGTTCCATTGCCTTTCCTCCTCTGCTGACCCACCCCCTGCAGACACAGCCCCTCAGGTCCCTTGCTTCAAGGAATAAATCAAACCATCATGGGGCTGGTCATTACTATGCCCTCAGAGATGATCTATCTCATCCCTCTGTTTCACAAAGGAAGGGACAAAGGCTTAGAAAGCAGGTGTGTCTTGCCTAAGGTGACAGAGCTGTCATGTAGCTGGGGTTAGacctcaggttttcttttttttttttttgagacagtctcaagctgttgccctgggtagagtgccatggtgtcatagctcacagcacttccacttgggctcaagcaatccccttgcctcagtttttctatttttaggggtttttgttgcattttggccagggccgggtttgaaccctgcatGCTCAGtatatgggattggcgccctactcactgagccacaggctgagATGTGGTATATAAGAGAGCCACAGCTACCACccttttcttttagtagagacagggtctcgcctttgctcaggttggtctagaaccCATGAGTTCAATCAATTCATCCaccttggccttgcagagtgctagtaTAGACCCCAGGTTTTCTGATTCAAGGTAAttatttggggtggtgcctgtggctcagaggagtggggcgcaggtcccataagccagaggtggccggttcaagcccagccctggccaaaaactgcaaataataataataataacataaaaaataaaagcatgaaatttaaaaaagctttaaaaaaaaataagttcaggggcggcgcctgtggctcagtgagtagggcgccggccccatatgccgagggtggcaggctcaaacccagccccggccaaactgcaacaaaaaaatagctgggcgttgtggcgggcgcctgtagtcccagctgctcgggaggctgaggcaagagaatcgcgtaagcccaagagttagaggttgctgtgagccatgcgatgccacggcagtctactgagggcggaacagtgagactctgtctctacaaaaaaaaaataaataaataagttcaaGGTAATTATCTCAGGGCCCCTTCCACTGCACTGTGACTACAACCTTTAATGGGGCTTAGGCTGTCCAGGAAGTGAACGCTCCCCCCACCAACacaccttctctttttttttttttttttgtagacacagagtctcactgtaccgccctcgggtagagtgccgtggcgtcacacggctcacagcaacctctaactcttgggcttatgcgattctcttgcctcagcctcccgagcagctgggactacaggcgcccaccataacgcccggctattttttttttttttctttttttgtagagacagagtctcattgtaccgccctcagtagagtgccgtggcgtcacacagctcacagcaacctctaactcttgggcttacgcgattctcttgcctctgcctccgagcagctgggactacaggcgcccgccacaacgccggctattttttttttttttttttgttattgttgcagtttggcgggggctgggtttgaactcgccaccctcagcatatggggctggcgccctactcactgagccacaggcgccgccctcggctattttttttgttgcagtttggccggggctgggtttgaacccgccacccgcggcatatggggccagcgccctactcactgagccacaggcgccgcctacacACCCTCTGTTATATACCACATCTCATATCTGGGAACAGGGTGAAAGATTGATGGTCAGGAAAGGCCTGGAGATCAGAAAAGCCCCTTGCCCCTGGACTCCTCTTCCCAGATCCACTGATCTGCAACCTACATGTTCTGCTTAAGGAGAAGACAGCAGGCCCAGGACAATGGGGACCTAATGACCCAACTCACCCAGGATGGCCTGCATCAGAAGGCAAATGTCCTCATTTACCTAGGGAAAGGCCTCTTTTGAGTATAGAAAACTTTGGCAGAGATAAAATGATGAGGAAGTAACTGGCTTACTGCCTTTGACCTGCAGCCTTCACTGTGCACTTGCACTTGGGAGCTGCAGGGTGGTGCTGGCTGGACAGACAGCACTGTGAGGGAGCACAAAATGGCTTCCCTCTATCCTCTGTGTTCTTTGAATTACAAACTAAATTGACATGGGACAGATTGACAGTAGAAAAACCATTTTAATTACAGTCATGCTTTGCTTAACAACagagatacattctgagaaatgtgttgttaggtgtttttttttaacatgttcaaacatgtctttttatttatttattttgggaggggtttgcagtttttttgtttttgtttttgttttttggctgaggccgggtttgaacccgccacctctggtatatggggccggcaccctatccttgagccacaggtgccaccctgttagGTGGTTTTattgttgtgcaaacatcatagagtacTGTACTTACACAACCTAGATGgtgtagcctactacacacccaGGCTCTGTGGCATAACCCATTGTTTCCAGGCTACAAACCCCTACGGCATGTTGCTGTACTGAACCCTTTAACACAAtgataagtatttgtgtatttaaacacTTTGAAACAGAAAAgacacagtaaaaatacagtataaaagactaaaaatggTACACTTGAATAAGGCATTTACCAtaaatggagcttgcaggactggaggTTGTTCTGTGTGAATCAGCAAGTGACCTAGGACACTGCTGCCCACTTGCACACAACTGGTGGTGCAGTGGTTTAGACCAGCATCACCACAAGCATGAGCAATGTGCTGCCCTCAGATGTTGTAATGGCTACAACCAGCAGATGACAGGAATGTTTTAGCTCTATTATAATCTCATGGGACTACTGTCTTATGTGGGGATAGTTGCTCACTGATGTTATGTGAAGCAAGACTGTACATGCATATGCATGGGAGTCTCACAAAGCATGAGACTCAAAGATGGGCCAGGTGATTGGAAGTTTCCATAGCACCTGAGAAGAATAGGGGCTTGGGGCTTCTGCAGGGCAGTGACAACATGTTAAGGTGGAGGAGGAAATGCAAGGTGAACAAAGGCAAGCTGTGTAGATAAAAAAATCTCTaaagtggcggcgcctgtggctcagtgagtagggcgccggccccatatgccgagggtggcgggttcaaacccagccccggccgaactgcaacaaaaaaatagccgggcgttgtggcgggcgcctgtagtcccagctgctcgggaggctgaggcaagagaatcgcgtaagcccaggagctggaggttgctgtgagccgggtgacgccacggcactctacccgagggcagtacagtgagactctgtctctacaaaaaaaaaaaaaaatctctaaagtaACAAAAGTTATCTCAGAGCAGCCTTCTTCCTGATACAGATCCTTTACTAATGTAGATTTCCTTTACAGAATTAAATGTCTTTCCCAAAGGACAGCTTTTCAGAGCTACTCCTGTGTCTGCACTTTCTCAGAATAACCAGCTTAAAATACACCAAGGAGTATATTTTGGGGTGGCACATTCTGGTTTTGtatagtcatattttggggtgctGTCTCCTGAGCCCCAACAGTGCCCATGCCTAAGATAAGCTCTCCCAGCTGCCTGCAGCTTCTACCCACAGGCTGGGCCTTCAGGATGCTACTACAGCCTGGCCAGGGCCATATATGCAACTCAGTTTGTCCTTCACTCAGGAGACTTCTGTGAAGGAGAAAGGATAATGTGGAGAGGGGGCAGGGAATGAAACTGCTCCCAAGGTGAGATAGATCCAGTGATCATTTCTGAATCATTTTCTTGTTTGATTTCTTTGCT is a genomic window containing:
- the TTC24 gene encoding LOW QUALITY PROTEIN: tetratricopeptide repeat protein 24 (The sequence of the model RefSeq protein was modified relative to this genomic sequence to represent the inferred CDS: inserted 1 base in 1 codon), translating into MSSCNPEDVPQEPEPSIFKKKKKKRRWLQQEASIEALTRAGHGALQAGQNHEALTSFQRAFLLASETPQTRNTPVLRACAFNLGAAYVETGDPARGLELLLRAQPEGKAQGRHHGDQCFNVALAYHALGDLPQALAWYHKALGHYQPQGDQGEAQAKMGACYQALGQPELAAHCLQEASQAYAQARQPQAAALALGAAAGCMLKSGRHRASEVVQVLEESRRLAGRSAEQGLLGHLYNDLGLGYSQLQLFPLAVEAFLQALPLCQGPGEQATVLRNLGMAHNALGNYQEAREFHQRAANLHGSVGQRWEQGRSFGSLAFALSQLEDHTAARDNYLHALQAARDTGDMKGQWQACEGLGAAAARLGQYDQALKYYKEALAQCQKEPDSVRERLVAKLADAMRTHLGQAVAPERSQTPGRVCRVAETPTWAQPGTAEALLGSTRGWEIGDLEANREDKRKERSTNVLMTSRPGRLQLCFLAGTMNHXHHLASSWPMFTKHLPCKGTVLYTHTVCSPGPTAHLPFGGPGPPSREYPGILLSDGSQANSNLNNPHPALEASGIPYLLHGLTTGLREKDSPAKWGNMKLKPPASCSGGHQQRLPRGHRETLSRSLQRRPTESGFCTVM